GAGCCTGGCCCAGAGCAGAGACTCACTGATTGCACCTTGAATATGAAACTGAATGGTTTCATAACCAAATGGGGTTTCCATGGAGACTGATGGTTAAGAATTTGACAGAAGCAGCTAGAAAAACCGAATTTGAAGCTGTTTTCCCCCCTTCCTGATtatatgatcttgggcaagtggCTTCATCTCTCTAACTCTCAGTTTTCCCCCAGAAGTGAAGGTAATGCTTATTAATATAATCATAATTAGCACTTCTGTGGTATTTGTTGGGGCCAGATACCATTCTAATCACTGTATTTGGATTAAATAACTAAATCAGTTAACCCTATTCATTTAACCCACCTCTATTACAGTTAGGGGAATGAGGCTTAGTCACTTTACTGGAGTGAGGTCACTTCCTAGGGCCCATATGATTGTGACTTCTTTAtgtctctttgagcctcagttatATCTGAAAATCCAGGAACTAGTGCTCCTCCAAGGAGAGCGCATCGGGCAGTCATCAGGGTGGATCCCTGGTACCTGTGGTGTGGGGAGCTTGGTTGGCACCTAAGCCCTCCTTACCTTGGATTCCCACTCTGGTCCATAGGGAGCAGCTCCCAGAGTCAGCCTACATGCACCAGCTCCTGGGCCTCAACCTCCTCTTCCTGCTGTCCCAGAACCGGGTGGCTGAGTTCCACACAGAGTTGGAGCGGCTGCCTGCCAAGGACATCCAGACCAACGTGTACATCAAGCATCCAGTGTCCCTCGAGCAAGTGAGGCTGAGGAAGCGGGAGGGGAGGGCCTGGCTAAAGGGAGCGGCGCAGGGAGAGACACTTGGGAGGGTTTCCTGGAAGACTAGGCAGGGCTCAGCCTGTGGACTCATTTGCCCATTTTTCCAACAAATATTGAGCCCTAGTCATGTACACAGGCACTTTGGTTGGTTTTCCGACTGTACAGTGAACCAAACAGATCAAATCTCAGATCTTATGAGGTTGATGTTCATATGAGGAAGCAGATAGTAAACaaaatgattgtgtgtgtgtgtgtgtgtgtctgtgtctgtgtctgtgtgtacataCCAGGGAGGGCTTCCTAGGAGAGGAGGACCCCATCTGCATGGGGAATGGTGACTGTATGGCAGAGAGTGTTCTGGCAGAGTGTAGATTATGGAGGCACTGGGGTTACAGTGAGGCCTCAGTGGGATGCCTCTGTGATGCCTCTTCCTCACCCTCTCTTCTTCCCCACCCGTTCTCTACAGTACCTGATGGAGGGCAGCTACAACAAGGTATTCCTGGCCAAAGGCAACATTCCCGCCGAGAGCTACACTTTCTTCATCGACATCCTGCTTGACACTATCAGGTGCGTGGGGGGCCAGGGCCCTGCGGAGTATAGAAAGAGCTTGGACTCCAGAGTCAGACAGTTGTCTGTTTGAATCCCATTTGGGCCACTTGTGATCTGGGGAGGCTGGGCACATGAGTTCCCTTTTCTGTGAACTGGAACTGGTCATGAGATGGTGGTAAGAGCCCTCCTCTCACTCTGGGCCGTGTGTGTGTATGGGCCCATAGAATTCGATCCTGAGCATGGTCTTGGTGCCCAAACAGTGCTCAGCTCAGCGCACAGACAGAGACCTTGCTGCCTTTCTCATGGAAGTACTCCTTGAGTCATCTGGCTTCACCTCAGGTCACCTAAACTGTGGAACCTCAGTTTTTCGTTCTTTAGAGTAGGGCCACCAAATCCTGCTAGCTCCTTGGGGGTTGCTGTGTACACAGGCAGCACTGCATGGGCGGATGGGAATGACGTGTACAAGTCCACGTGTCCAGGTGGCATCACAGTTGGTTCACGCGGGCAAAGCACCAGATTgcggggagtgaggaggggcaaTTGAGTAGGTTTAGGTTATTTTTAACTCTGAAATATTTCTACTCTCTGCAATGCACAGGGAATAATATAATGAGTGCCCACATACCTGCCACCTGGCCTAAGAGATATTAATAAACTACTCACAAACAGGCAAGCTCCTCCTTGTCACTGGTTTTTGCCCAGAGCTACCCCCTTCTCCCATTTCAGTGGCTTGATGTCTTGCTGTTTTTTAACTTTAGTGTTGACCTCATAAAATGGGTACAGAGAACCCCCTTGGGATTGGATCCTGTGGGGGAGGGTGTTAGGTGAAGAGATCCCCTTATGTgaatctgagactcagtttcagCCAAGCCTGAAGTCCTCATGGCTAGGAGTGAGAATCTGAGCCTGGGCCCAGGAGTCCTAGAGACCTGAGTGTGTGCCCTGCGGTGGCCCTAGGTTTGCAACTCTAGTCAAGCTACTCTCCCCTGAGCCTCGATGGGATAAATGAGGCAGGTAACATATTTCAGCCATAAGTGCTGAACTGAAGGGCCAGGCCTTGTCTGTGTACGATAATGAGACTCATCTTCCCCCAGGGATGAGATTGCTGGTTGTATCGAGAAGGCCTATGAGAAAATCCTCTTCACTGAGGCCACCCGGATCCTCTTCTTCAACACACCCAAAAAGATGACAGACTACGCCAAGAAGGTGGCTGGGGTGGAGGTCAAGGGACCATAGGGTCCACTCGCTAACAGCAGGGTGGGATGGCCTGGAGGGACACTGGAGCAAGACTCCagttgtgtgacctcaggcaagtggccaaacttctctgaacttcagtttccctatctgtagAAAGGGGCTAGGGTTTCATGTGTGGGATGAGCTGAGCCCAGCACCTGGCACCAGCCGGAGGGGGAGGCTTAGCGCTTGATGGTGGCTGTCCTCAGAATTCCTTGGAGAGTGCAGCTTTTCCCCACAAGACTTTGGTTCATTGGCTCTGGGGTGTTTGTGTGGGAGCAGGGTCCCTGGAGGGTGCTGCTGCTTGTGGTGGAGTAGCCCTGGTGACTGACGAGGGTCACGATCAGACTGGAATAGGTGAACCTGAACTTGGGTGATGGGGACAGCTGATATCTAATGATTGTTTACTCTGGGCCAAACATTGTTCTCAGTACTTTTGATTCATTTGAATCCCCACAACAGACCCAGAGAGGTGTGTGATTAGGGTCCCATCTCAAACATGGAGAAACGGGGGCACAGAAAAGTGAAATTACTTGCCCAGGGTTGGTGAGGAAAGTGAGCCAGGGCCTACATGGGTAAGTGCTGGCTCGGGGGcctggggagggtgtgtgtgatcACCCCACCCATCTCCCGTCTCTCTTTTCTTGCAGCGAGGGTGGGTCCTGGGCCTCAACAACTACTACAGCTTTGCCAGCCAGCAGCAGAAGCCGGAAGATACCACCATTCCTTCCACGGAGCTGGCCAAACAGGTCATCGAGTATGCCCGGCAGCTGGAGATGATCGTCTGAGTCCACCAGGCACTGGGGTGGGGCACGGCTTGCATTATTTAAGGCAGTTGCAGTGCAGAGTCgttccccctccccgcccccccgcaaTAAAGATGGattgacattttctttcttagGCCCTTGTCGCCCCAAGTGGACTGGTAGGGACATAAGTTCTTATTACCTCTGAAGAACTTGGAAGTTTGAGGGCACAAGGAAGTCTGAGATAACCTTGGATCAGCCTCTTTCCAATGGCCATTGCTCAGAGTCTCCAACACAGATGGCCTGAGGGAGGGACAGGCCCCAATAGAGGGACTCTTGAGGCTAGCTGTGGACGCTCAAAGGCCAGGCCAAGGTACCAGTGTTCAGTGAAGGGGGCGAAATGTCCTGATATTGAAAAATACTTGCAGTGATTaaaccagttttttaaaatgacatgctAAATCGACCTCTGTGAAACAAAAGGCACAAGGTCCTGGCCTGGGTGGGCCTTACTCCCACTCTTCTGAGCCAGTGCTGTGATGTAGGACCTCTGTACCTCCCAGCCTGTTTTTTGCCCTTGAAGTTCTCAAGGTGTTGAAGGCAGAGTCCAAATTTGACTGGGCCATTTGTGGGATGTGGgattttcaagattttctttgaGTCAGTTTTCCCAGCTGCATAATGGGAATGATCATTCCTGCTTTCCGGAGTGATTTGGGCTAAACCCTGAGCTTGGCACCAGATTGCCTGGAAATGGGGTTGATATTTAGGGGAGTGAGAACATCTCACCTGCGGGCTCATCAGTCCACATGCTGGATGAACAGAACCTCCCTTATTGCTGGTCTGGGTCCAGCTTCTTGTTCCCAGGATGTGGTGCTTTCAGGGAGACCTCTGCCCCACCTCAGCCCCTCCAACCCTTAGCTGGTGACTGATAGGCATCTCAGCATCTGGATGGCTTTTATTACCAAGGAGGGGTGGCAGAGGGCATTGAGCAGACTGCACTCAGTTGGAATGGGTCGCCTGCAAGTCATAGTGCTCCAGCCCGGCTACCAGGGAGCCGGCCAACTTGATGGTGGCGACCCAGGGTGGCTCACTCAGGTGGTTGGTGGGCGTGCTCAGCCTACAGGGAGGGTAGAATCATCAGAACCTGTGTGGCCAGGCCTTTACCCATTCTAGGCTCCACTCTCCATCTGTATGAGAGACCATGACTGAATATCCCAAAGGGAGTTTAGACCTGGGCTGTATCTGAGGAACAAACTTAGTAGGAAAGAGGGCTGAGGGCTGGTGATAATGGTTCCCCCAACTCCCCCTCCAGGCCCCAGCTGAGCCCCAGAGGTTCCAAGGGAGAGGGTCTCCCTGTGACTCAGGACCCAAGGTCCAACAGACCCAGATGATGACCAGATTTGAGATTAAGGGGTGAAGGAGAGGTAACCAGAGGATGCAGTGTCTCCTCTGAAGCTGCAGCATCAAGGGTAATCTGCAGGACAAGGACTGGGACATCAGCGCCCTCTGGTGGTCAAAGACTGGAGAGGTCGGGATTCTGAGGGACTAGGACTGGGGCTTCCTTTGGAAGCCTGCATTTATAACCACTTGGTTCCAGAAGACCATCATCTTTTCTGTCCCTGAAGAGCTTGAGACATGGTCCTTCTTAATGTCATTGGGGACAGGGTCAAGGAAGTGCATAGGATCAGGCCAGCAGGGACCAGTGCCCCTGATGGCTCCAGAGAGTAACACGGGAGGTTATCCGTCAGAGGTCTGGATACTAAGGGGCTGGGCCAAGGTGTTCTCTGTCTGAGCAGTGTGCTATCAAGGCTCCTATTGGTTCTGAAAGATCGGAGTTCAGTTGGGTTTGATATGCAGCCAAGGGGAGGGTCTAAGGGCAGCTGGGGTCAGGAGGCCAAAAGGTTGAATGGGGCCCTCCAGGAAAGTGAAGTTCAGGACTTGGAGGGgtatcccctttccctccctcctccctgatcTCCCCTCACCAGGCAGACACGTTTCTTGGCAGGCGGCGGTGGCGTGGCTGGTGGCGGCAGTAACACTTGCAGGGACAGGAGTTAAGCACCTGGAAGGGTGGCCAGTGGCGCGCGGCGCCCGAGTTAGCTGTCCCCGCCGGAAGAGCTCCGCTGCCACCACCCCCTGCACCACCGCTGTCAGTCACAGTAGTGGCTGTACGATCGCGGGGACCATCTCCGGGGGCGCCATCCTCACGCGGAACCGCGCGGGCTGCACGAGGACCCTTGTTCCTGCGAGTGCGGGTCTTgacgggcgcgggcgcgggcacGGGCGCAGGTGGCAATGGCTCGGCCACAGTGGGAGCTGGAGCCGGGGatggggccggggccggggccggggccggggccggggctggggctTGGTCGGCAGCCAAGGCGGAGGACAGAGAGGGAGCCGGGGCGGGAGTCACGGCCGACTCCAAGTGGCCCGGGGCGGGCGGGAGCGTCACGGGCAGCGGCGTTGGCTGGATCACGGGCGGCTGCGGTGTGGGAGGCGGCGCTGGAGGTGGcgtgggcggcggcggcggcggcggcggcagcagctccGGCGGGCCGGGAGGCCCTGGGCGCACAGGCTCGCCATTGGTGGGCGCCGGGAAGATGAACATAGGCGGCGCCAGCAAGGCGGGTGCGGGCCTCCGGGACCCGGGAGCAGGATGCATCTGCCCTGGAGCGGGTGGTGCGGAGCCCCAGGGCCCTGAGAAAGCGGCTGCGCGTCGTCTGGGCGCCCCGACGCCTCCGCCAGCTCCATTGAAGCGAAAGTGGCGTTCAGGGCCATCAGGAGGGCTCACCCAGTCAAATTTGGGCTTCGAGCCAGGGAAGGTGGTATAAGGTGGCGGCGGAAGGGTCCGGGCGTGGGACGCAGGCGCCGAGGGGGGTCCAGAACACCCCTCGCCGTCTCCATCACCGCCCTCTGCTTCCTGAGTTCCCCGAGGCACCTCTCCCGAGGGGCGAGAGGCCCCAGGAGCGAGGGGCCCCTGCTTCAGGACCTCAGCGTAGGAGATAGCGCCCGAGGCGGCGAagagcccgccgccgccgccgccgccccccagAGAGGCTTTAGCGGCTAAAGAACTCGACGCTGCCGCAGGGGCCAGCTGGGGCCCCGACTTGAAGGTGACTTTACACAACAGACTCAGGCCGGCCTCGGAGGCCGCAGGCCTGGCCATTTCGCCCTCGCCTGCTTGGGGAGGTGCCCCCCTGCGGGCCCCGCTGGCCGTCTGGCCCTCGCTGCCGAGTCTGGCCTGGGTTTCTGTAGGGGTTGCGGCGGGTGTGGCCAGAGCAGGAGTGATTCTGCGGTCCAACAGGGGCTGCCCGTCGGAAGGTGGCGGTAGTGGCGGCTTCCGCGGCTCCAAGGGCGGCGGAGTCGGAGACGGGGCCCTCGGGACAGGGTCTAGGTCCTCTTCGGGTAGTTGCCGGGACGGCGGCGGCAGCGGGCGGAGGCTCGGAGGGTCACCCTGGCCGCGATGACTCGCCTCCAGCAGACCGCGGATCCGGGGCACCGGAGTGCCCGTGGGTTTTCGCCACTTAGACGGCGCGGGCAGCAGGGTCCCcacggggggcgggggtggtgtgGAGACGGCGGCCGCAGCCGCCTCCTCTGAAGGGGGCGTCACTGGCGAGGGCAGTTCTAAGGTCaggggcaggggtgagggtgAGGCCTGGGGCTCCGGGGGTACCAGGAGTCCCGGGGGCGCGGAGCTGCCAGGGAACCAGACGCCCAGCCCGCGAGCCAGGCGCATGGCCGGGGAGGAGGGGGTCACCTCGGGCTCCACCAGGGATGTCCGGCGGGAGTCGGAGGACCGGTCCGAGGCCTGCTCTTTTCTGGAGCCCCCGCCAGCGGACGGCTCCGACTGCACGTTCCCCATTTCTGACGGAGGTCGGGGACTGTGGTCAGAAAAACTTCCGCCAGTCAATCTGCCAGGGCTGTGGGGAACCCCCCGAAGCTGGCTGAACTTGGTCCTGTCCGCCAGCAGCGACTCAACCCTTGTTCCTCAAGACCTACTCAGGCACTGGTTTCCCCCCGCATTCCTGTTCCCTGACTCTTGACGTTCACGCCTTCTTCCTCATGGCCCCATACAGCTAGCTCCTGCTCAGATACTTAGTCTCCCATCCTCTTAGTGTACTAAGGTCCGGTCTCTGTGTCTCTGGCTGGTCCCTCATATCACATCCCTACACTGTGGCCACGTTTCAGGTCTTTAAGCTCCAAGATATAGGTCTTGCCCGCTTCCCTGGCAATCACGCAGGCCGCAACACTCATGATGTCGGCCTCTGTAGCCTATAAGGCCTACAAAGAGTTCAAGCTTCTTTCCCAGAACTTAAACTGGGCTCCTGAGGCccaagccccgcccccgccctcttGTCCCGCCCCCGATTGTCAAAGAATCGGGCCTTCTCaagtcccctcccacccctgccccaggtcTGGCCCCGCCTCCGCATAAAAATTTCTGGTATTCTTGTCAGTCTAACCCCTCAGTCATCACCTCTAACCCTCAGATCCCTCTCTCTGTGTTGATCATTTGGTCCTGTCCTCTTCCCGGCTTTAATCCTAAATTTCTTTTCCCGCTCCTAGTCTAGAGGCAGGCCTCACACTCAGGCCCCACCCCTTTCCCCAAGCTCCTCCTTGGCTCCTCCTTCGCTCGGAGGATGCCACTCACCAACTCCTCCAGCTGACCAAAGTTCAGACCGCGgccccctgggcccagggcagggCGGGGAACGGCCGTAGCAGAAAATAACCGAAAAGAACGGGGGTGCGGGTGAAGGCAAGTGGGCGAGACAGCGAGGGCGGACTCCGAGATCTAGGCCCCGCCCCCGAGCTCGAGGCTCCGCCCTCCTGTGAGCCAGCCTAGCACAGCCCCTTACGAACCTGGATCTCCCTTTGAAATACTCCGGTGCCTTCTTCCCCGCCCCCCAGACCTCGTAGTCCTAGGCCTCATCCCTTTAGAACCTTCTTTTAGCCCCGCCCATTTACAATGCCCCGCCCCTCCGTTATTACCTCTCCCGAAGCCCCGCCCATTACGAACTCTGCTACGTAGCTCCTCCCTTTTGGAACTCTCCGTCGTCCGGCCCCTAAAGACAATTTACTTATAAGCTCCGCCCTTCTAAGACCTGGCAACCTCTCTTCCCAAGACCCTCTCCTTCCTCGGGCCGGCCTAGAAGGCCCTTCCTCCGTGGGCCCGCCCCTTCCCTGACGCAGGCGCTCGTCCGCGCCTTCGGCGTCCGCACcctctcctctaggccctccgaCCCCGCCCCCTTGCGAAGGCTCCCTTCTCGCCCCACCCCTTTTCGAACCCAGTCAGGCACCCAGCCCCTCCCATTTAGAACCACAAACGTAGACCCTCGTCTCTTTAGAATCTTGAGACCAGGCTCCGTCCTGGACCCCTTCTCCATATCCTCAAGGGCCAATGGCGCGGATGGGTGGGAAAGTAGGGGATCCTCTCTGGATCCTGAGAAAATGCGGGCTGGGGGGCTGTTCGCTAGAGCCACTGCCGGGCTCTAGGACCCAGCGGGCAAGTGCGCCTGCCTCGCGTTTACCCCTCCCCCaagccgccccctcccccccaacccaTCTTCCaggttccccctccctccccctgcgCCCCGGCTCCCGGTGCCCGTCTCTAGCGCCGCCGGAGCCAGCGAGGGAGCCGGAGCgaacaggaggaagaggaggaggaggaggccacgTCGCCACCGCTCGGAGCCCGGCCGGAGCCTCCCAGGCAGGTGCCGAggggggcgagggggcggggGCTGACAGACCGCCTGTCACGATGAGGGGGCGGCCTGGACCGCGCTGCGCCTCCTGCCTACCGGGGCGCCCCCCAGACCCTGGCTGGAAGAAAAAGGAGGTGGGGGCCCTTGAACTGCGCGGCAGCCATTTGGGGTATCGGTCACCATTTAGGGGGCCTGGACTTCCTCCGAGGACTCCCCATTCATAAAATTCCGTACTGGACCCTCACCATTGAGGAACTCAGGGGACCACTCCCCCCCGGGGAACAGCTGTGTGAGGAGCGTAGGGCATCCAGAAATCCCGGCGTCCCATCCCAGTAGGCCCTGGAGAGGACCCCTGCCCTCTTTCTCTGTTTCACCTGTTGTCGGGGGAGGCGGGCGGACAAAGGAAGCAGCGTCACGTGACTGCTCATTCACAAAATCCCATCCCATTGAGAAAAGGGGGCTGGGGGCGCTgcagcctccccctcccctcccgaaGGACTGGAGAAACCCGGCAGCCTGCTGGTAGGGGAAGGGGCTAGAGCTCGTTGCTGGGGTCCTTAAGGCCGGGGCTCCATGGTCCCTGCGCTAGGTGGTAGTGAGGGGTTGGACGCTGATCCCGATTATGGGCGGAGGGCTACGTCCCCTGAGCTGGGGGGCGGGGTAAAATGGTTCTGAAGGATGCTGGGGCggggagggaaaggaggagggatCAGTTCCTCAACCCGCAATCTCTCCCCTTTGCCTTTCCTCGGCAGGGGCCTGAGGGAGCAGGCTTGATTTTTGTGAATGAAATGCTCTCTGGATGTCTCTCGATCGCCCGTTTCTGGCTTCATCTGCCTCCATCTCCCTTTCGGCCTGTCTCTGGCCATTTCTGGTTCTCTCCCTGCTCCTTGCCCATCTCCCGTTGCTGGGTGACTCAGTGAGCTTTGCATCCGGTCTCATTCATAAATCcgggaaggggtgggggggtggggaggaagacagCCTGGGTTTTTCACCCAGCCAGTGGCCTGGGTGGCAGGGTGCGGAGGCAGTGTAGGGGGGACTGGAGCTGAGTTGATGGGCTCTAAGAAAATACATATGCGCAGGCACCCAGCTGTGAGGGGGAcgatgggtggggctgtgggtaCGTGTTGAGGGGGAGAAGGAGATAGGGTTGATAGGGGATgagcaggaggaagaagggaagtgGAAGAGCGAAGCTTTGGGGGTGAGGATGGGGAAGATGGGGAAAGGGAGGCAAGGTGAGTATGGAGAAAAAAGGTAGATATGGAGAAGGAGGTAGGCATGGgagaaaagagatggcaagaggaagaaagaagccaTGCTGGAAGAAGGTGGGCATAAGAGAGGTGACGGGTATGGGCAGAAGGTGggcatggggaaggaggtgggtgtAGAAGGTAAGGGGAGTGTGGGTGACTAAGGAGACAGTAGATCGGGCTGTGAGGGATGAAGAGGGGCAGTGAGGGCTGGGGAAACACTGACTAGGAGAGCAGGAATGACGCTCACTGACCATGTTGTCCCTGTCCCCCTACCTCCTCCAGGTACATGGTTCGGGTCCGAGCCGTGGTGATGGCCCGAGATGACTCCAGTGGGGGCTGGCTgcctgtggggggcgggggcctcAGCCAGGTGAGCGTATGTCGGGTCCGAGGGGCCAGGCCCGAGGGGGGGGCCCGCCAGGGGCACTACGTCATCCACGGGGAGCGCCTCCGGGACCAGAAAGTGAGCCACCctggggcgtgggggtggggtgggggtgtggggaagTAGGGGGATGGGGCTGGGAATGCAGAGGTGAGGTCAGGTCATCTCCCAGCCGAAATCAAACCCGGGTGTGGGATGGAGCTGGAAGTGACTCTGTCCTCTGGATGAGAGTGGGGAGTTTGGGGACTATTGAGGGTGTCAAACAGTTCCTGTCCCCTGTCACTGCCCACTGGACGGCCACAGCAGCCTGCTCACTGGTCTCCTTGTCCTCCTGCTCCCTCCCCCAACCTCAGCCTGTTCCACTGGGGCTGGGCTAACACCTGACTCAGATCATATCCCTCTTCGGCTGGCTCAGAACCCTCCCCCTGGCTCCATCTTGCTCAGAGATCCTCACCACGGGAATTTTACACCACCTGCACCTCTGCCCTAAGTGTATGGAGGCCTTTGGTGGGGGGACCATCTGAAAGTGTCACATAGGGTTTACCATCCTGTTGTGGGTTCAGCAGGAATATTCTGGGCTGTCTGGCATGAAATGGAAAGAGACTGTTGACGTTTCAGCTGGGGATGTAGTAGAAAGGTTTGGATTGTTTGAAAAGGCTTGGGGTAAGGGTTGCATTTCAGAGCAGGGGTTGGAAGGAACAGTGTAGGGGGATTTGAAATGGTGTGGAAAAAATACGGTGATGTTGGGCAAGAAGATGGGAGAACATCTAGGGTGTTGACCAGCATCTGAGGGGAAATCTGTGGGATTTTGATAAAAAAAATTTGGGGAGGTGGTATTTGGGGAGATTACTGGGGCATCAGAAGGGGATTAACATTTTGAGATGTTCAGTAAAGCTTGGGGAGTACAATTGAGTTAGATGGGTGATACTGGCTATCAGAAGGAGGTTAACATTTTTTGAGGCATCCAATAAAATTTGGGATGCCCACTGAGATATCAGAGGGAGGGAGATGTTAGGAAAATGTAGAGATCAAGGGTTTGGGAGGAAATATTAGAGTATCAGAGGTGTGCTCAATACTGGGGTGTGATTGGGGTTCAAGGGTGCACCTAGGATGGGGAAATGAGATTTATGAGGTGCTCTGGCAGGAAGGGAATGTCTGACCTGGAcccttcctgcctgcctccacTTCAGATCACCTTGGAGTGTACCCTGAGGCC
The genomic region above belongs to Budorcas taxicolor isolate Tak-1 chromosome 18, Takin1.1, whole genome shotgun sequence and contains:
- the PSMD8 gene encoding 26S proteasome non-ATPase regulatory subunit 8, with the translated sequence MAATAVNGVAGTSSSGTAAASGAILQAAAGMYEQLKGEWNRKSPNLSKCGEELGRLKLVLLELNFLPTTGTKLTKQQLILARDILEIGAQWSILRKDIPSFERYMAQLKCYYFDYKEQLPESAYMHQLLGLNLLFLLSQNRVAEFHTELERLPAKDIQTNVYIKHPVSLEQYLMEGSYNKVFLAKGNIPAESYTFFIDILLDTIRDEIAGCIEKAYEKILFTEATRILFFNTPKKMTDYAKKRGWVLGLNNYYSFASQQQKPEDTTIPSTELAKQVIEYARQLEMIV
- the GGN gene encoding gametogenetin, with protein sequence MGNVQSEPSAGGGSRKEQASDRSSDSRRTSLVEPEVTPSSPAMRLARGLGVWFPGSSAPPGLLVPPEPQASPSPLPLTLELPSPVTPPSEEAAAAAVSTPPPPPVGTLLPAPSKWRKPTGTPVPRIRGLLEASHRGQGDPPSLRPLPPPSRQLPEEDLDPVPRAPSPTPPPLEPRKPPLPPPSDGQPLLDRRITPALATPAATPTETQARLGSEGQTASGARRGAPPQAGEGEMARPAASEAGLSLLCKVTFKSGPQLAPAAASSSLAAKASLGGGGGGGGLFAASGAISYAEVLKQGPLAPGASRPSGEVPRGTQEAEGGDGDGEGCSGPPSAPASHARTLPPPPYTTFPGSKPKFDWVSPPDGPERHFRFNGAGGGVGAPRRRAAAFSGPWGSAPPAPGQMHPAPGSRRPAPALLAPPMFIFPAPTNGEPVRPGPPGPPELLPPPPPPPPTPPPAPPPTPQPPVIQPTPLPVTLPPAPGHLESAVTPAPAPSLSSALAADQAPAPAPAPAPAPAPSPAPAPTVAEPLPPAPVPAPAPVKTRTRRNKGPRAARAVPREDGAPGDGPRDRTATTVTDSGGAGGGGSGALPAGTANSGAARHWPPFQVLNSCPCKCYCRHQPRHRRLPRNVSAWLSTPTNHLSEPPWVATIKLAGSLVAGLEHYDLQATHSN